The Ananas comosus cultivar F153 linkage group 6, ASM154086v1, whole genome shotgun sequence genome segment CGGACTTTACGGACTAAATAAAATTGTTTCGAtctctcaattttttatttcccCTGTTAATGAGAGTATGTTGCTGAAATATGCAGGTATTCTGATACGGCGAAAACTGTTGCGAGGGCGCTAACTGGTCTTGGCTTCAAGAACTGTTGGGTCATGAAGGGTGGCTTCTCTGGGGGAAATGGATGGTTGCGAAGCGGACTAGGGACGGACTCGTACAATTTGTCGCTCGTCGAGGTTTTGTCACCTTCAAGAGTTATCCCAGCGGCCGCTGCGCGGTTCGGTACCACAAGCTCGACTGCTTTCCAGTCAAACAGGAAGCTTCTTCCGGGGAGTGCtgattagtttatatatattttttctaccgCAGCTCTTGTTGTAATCAGTAATTTGTAACTTTGAGATAGATTCGTCGTCAGTTTATACAATATGCCGTTTCTTTGTGTCATcagttgtagtgttgtatgtgAAATTATTCATTTCATTTTACTCGGACCACATAGTTGCCATGGGTTCGCATTCTCTTAAAATGGAAAAGGATAATATTTAGTGGCttgtaaaattgaaatttattagCTGATTCTTGTTTGATGTGACAGATCAGGTTTGGACAATAATTACGTGTGAGTCGCGACTAAAAAAGGACGGGTGCTATTTTTATCGCTTGCGCTAGAGATGATTTGTAGGAAAATTAGcaagagtttttatttttgttcatgATTTTGGAACTTTGATGAGACTCTTTTGAGGTTACGGTGTTTAAAAATATCCGTAAAAGAGAGGTGGTATGAAAAAAATCGAATCGGATCCTCATGTATTAGTATCCGACCCGGTAACATCCCTATCTTCTTTTTAAAGCTTGCTACCGAACTTGACCAACCATTCCAATTATTCGTCCAATCAcgtactctttttcttttttcaaataaaaaagttgtGCTCGATTTTAGCCCTTCGCCCACTACTAAATTGCTTCTCCCTCCCTActcacaaaataaaagaaaaggaaaaattgcAACATTTTCGGGTTTTTCGGGTTAATTTTTTTGAGGATCACGTTAATGTAAATAAATCCGAACCCGCAGCATAACCAAGAGTGGCGTCGTCTTCTTactcgtcgtcgtcggaggaggagagagagagagagagagagagagagcgatagagagagaaacacgcGGCGGAGCTCGGCGGAGAGTATAGAGGGGTGCGAATGGCGTACGCGGCGCTCGATCGGATATGGTCGGAGGACATCGCCGCCGTCGGAGTGGCATCGGACGAGGCCGAGAAGCTCCGCGTGGCGCTCCGTGAGGTGCTCCGGGAGTCCGGGAGCTCGGGACCCGAGGCGTGGAGGGAGATATCGAAGCGCCTCCTAAACCCTAATCTCCCGTTCGCTTTGCATCAGATGCTGTACTACGGGTGCTACAAGGATTACGATTCCGATACTCCCCCCGCGTGGATTCCGAACATGtaatcccctctctctctcctctatctcGAGGctaataaaagaattagaaaaagaaaatagatgtTTTATGATATTAGGTTgttgaaatttggttttcaaATGTTTAGTCGGAGTCATTTCTGGGTTGTTTAGATTCAGTTGGATGCAGAAGAGCTTGTAGGCGAAATTGGAAAAGTTAATAAGCTAACTACTCGTGGGTTAAATCTTGTAAATTTGAAGTAGCGTGATGCGATTAGAAGTAGCAAGATGAGTTTTTGGCGACAAAGTTTCGTTTCCTGGGGGAGGATATTGGAGAAAAGGAGAATAAAGATTAGTTTTTTTAAGATACCGTACTAAGTTGCGTGATTAGATAACACTTGTATCATAAAAGATGTCGTAAAATGTTCATCGACGAATCTCTTTGTTGTTTGCTATTTGCTCAGTTATTTTTCTGTCGCGACTGTTCCTCGAAATTTTGTTGAATGGCTAAGTATGAATGAGCAGAGAGGAAGCAGTCTCAACAAATATTGGTCGGTTATTAGAGAAGCGCGGGAAAGAATTACTTGGCTCGGCATATAACAATCCTATAGCTAGCTTTTCGGACTTCCAGAAATTCTCTGTCTCGAACCCTGAGGTATTTCTGGAAAATTCCCATTGTTGGTTGTTCATTATGTAATATTACGAACGCAATTGGtctctatgttttttttttttttttaatattctccTTACAGGAATACTGGAAAATGATTTTTGAGGAGATGAGGATAAAATTCAGCGTGCAGCCGTCATGCATTCTGCGTGAAAGTGATTCTTATCCTGGAGGTCAATGGTTACCCGGGGCTTATTTAAATTCTGCTGAGAATTGCTTGATTTTGAATGGTAAAAGAGATGCCGATGATGTCGTGGTGATATGGAGAGATGAAGGCTGTGATGACATGCCTGTCAATCGAATGACACTTGAGGAATTGAGAGCAGAAGTCTGGTAATGTTTATATCATCAAAAGAGCCGTCTACTTTTGAACCTTTTTTCTTTGGCTGTCTACTTTCAATTTGAATGtgcttgttttttctttaatgCTCGAATGCGTCTGCTCTTGTCATCCTATTTGTTTCTCCGGTTAAAATGGGAATGCAacttgtcttttctttttcctttttttcttattgAAGAACACTTGTTTTCTCTACTAGTTATCTCATCTTAATCTTATTTCCATTATGTGTCCCGAGAGTTCTTTTTCCaggaaatcttttttttttttctattgataTATCTAAGataaacttttattattcaAGTTGGTGAAAAGTAATAATGGCATTTAATTTTGCAGTACTGTGGCTAATGCACTGGACTCACTGGACTTGGCAAAAGGATCTGCTATTGCAATTGACATGCCGATGCATGTGAATGCTGTAGTCATCTACCTTGCTGTTGTGTTAGCAGGCTATGTGGTCGTCTCCATTGCTGATAGTTTTGCTTCTACTGAAATATCAACAagactcaaaatttcaaatgcaAAAGCAATTTTTACTCAGGTCAGCATTTATCATTGCTGAATTGGATGATTAACTGGCGAGttatgcttttttttctctaaagcTGTAATATTTTCTCTAGCCGGCCTAGACTTGCCTATTTTGCCTATGCTTAAGCTAATCTTTGTATTATTGGCATACAATTGCTGTCTTTCTTTGCTGGCAAATCTGTAATGCTGGTAGATAAGATAAATGTCCTTGAGTCCTCTTACAGATGAAATTCAGAGTTTGAGTATCCATTGAATCCTAtcattttggtttattttttattatgcaGCTCTTTACTCTTTCGAAGCGATTTTGAACGCTCGTTTACTATTTAACTTTATGGTTGTAGGAATATATCATTCGTGGTGAAAAGAAACTTCCCCTATATAGGTGCTGTAATGGTCTCTTCTTTTCATATACGCCAGACCTGGTAGATTATAACCCTTTCTCACGCTGTAATTTTGGTATTTCAGTAGAGTTGTTGATGCTCATGCTCCGCTAGCTGTTGTGCTCCCTACAAAAGGCTCCAACTTCATAGCAGGATTGCGTGACGATGATATATCTTGGCATGACTTCTTGGGAAGAGTGAAACATATCAAGTATGAATTATGAAAGCCTTTTGCTCATGTGTTCCCTTTTCTCTTTCcacttttataataaaaatatggtTTTTTTTGGTCATTTATATTCTCAGGATTCCCTGTGAGTTGAgtatcttttaaatattttgaattgtatGATGAGAGATCATGGTCAAGTGTGGTGCTAACTTTCGTCAAATTGCACTAACACCTAATAATTCGAATCTACTTGCTTTTCTATTCCAAGTTTCCGATGAAAGTAGATAGTAATTTATCTCATGAAGTATATTCTTGTAGGCGTTGTACAATGTTTCTCTATTTCTAGATATATAATGAAGTTTCTCGAGCTTTGGAGAATATAGATCTAAATCGACTATCACACACAGCGGATATTTAGGAAGTTCTAAATCTTTATTACTTATTTGGAAACTACAGATATAATGATTACGTGGCAGTAGAACAACCCATAGAGGCCTTCACAAACATCCTCTTTTCCTCGGGGACTACAGGTGAGTTTCATTGTTCTTAATATTGCAGCCTTTTTCTGCATCCTATAAACAAAGGTAGGCTTCAGTAGTTGTAATAGTTGTGTTTTCAATAATTATGTAGAGCTAAATTAGGTTCCTTGGCCTATTATCACAATAACAGTATCACCTAAACATTATCAGATATCACCAGTAGTCCTAAATACTATCTAGCttgcttcttttcctttttcctttgcTTGGAATGCTGTTTATGCTGAATGGGTACAAGGATACAGCACAAAATGGTGTATAACAGAAAAATCACGTGCAGCATGTGTGTATATCATGTTAAATCAAATATGTAAGTTGCGACCTTGCAGCCTTAGTGTGTCAGTGAAAGTTTCTATGTTCATTCTTATATgtactaacatatatatatatatatatatatatatatatatacaaggatttaagtgtcgtggcacgagGTTGTGTCGGAAACTtaccggcacggtgcgtgccgagccgtgccgagcCGTACCGatacgtgccggtcaaaaaaattcttgtgtgccgacacataatagtatgaaatatttattttctttagcaacaaaatattctaactatttattatgtccttttatcacatcttttgaactttattgaggaaattacttactaatttaaagaatagaaggttttgagctgtgccatcggcacgggatctgtatcgtgccggtatcttgttggcacgatacggcacagtggatacggtccgtgccgacgggcacttaaaaccttgtatatatatatatttacatctAAATGAAGCATATACCAGTATTGAATCCTTCACCAGATAAAGGAGTGCCAAACTTGGACAAAGGAAAACTTGTTAGGAAAATTTATTTCGTAATGTTTAAGTCCATAAAAAGTCCATGAAACCTCCCCACTTCTTCCAAActtaattttggattttttataataaattagtttgATTAATTTCTCATCTAGTATAAGCTTTTCTGTGGGTCTTTGGATATTTAATCAGTTATATCATATTTCATTATTCCCAAATGTCAAATTACCTTCTTTGTTTGTCCTTTCTCAGGGGAACCAAAGGCAATTCCATGGACACACGCAACTCCTCTAAAGGCTGCTGCTGATGCATGGTGTCATATGGATATCCGCAAGGGTGATGTTGTTGCATGGCCTACTAATCTTGGTTGGATGATGGGCCCTTGGCTTGTTTATGCCTCATTACTGAATGGAGCTTCCATGGCACTATACAACGGCTCCCCTCTTGGTTCAGGTTTCGCAAAGTTTGTGCAGGTACATTAAATTCAGACACAAAATTCTTGGATATGATGATACTTTTGACTGGTTAGCCACATTGCTTTGCCTTCTCTTTTGGACTCGGTGGGCACTTGGTAGTGTACTTACCCAATGTTTTAATGGCTTCTCATCTGCATGTATTTACACTATTTATTGTCTTCTTCTTGATACTATTGAATTGTGTGAACAACTTACAAAACTCAAAAAACATTTCCGCTTATAGTACggaaacttttttttcctttaattggTAGGATGCTAAGGTAACAATGCTTGGCGTGGTTCCAAGTATTGTCCGTGCTTGGAAAAACACAAATTGCACTGGGGGCCTTGATTGGTCTACTATTCGGTAAGATAAAGTTCCAGATTGTGCAGCTTTTCAGTTTTCATATGTTACCTTATCAGTTTAGCGACCATAGGAATAGAAGTGCATCGAGTTGCTTTCCCAATTCCCGTACTAGAAGTCGTGCCCACAtgatcttctttcttttcttctttacaCATTGGTAGATGCTTTGGCTCCACTGGAGAGGCATCTAGTGTAGATGAGTACCTATGGTTGATGGGAAGAGCGAACTACAAGCCTGTCATTGAGTACTGTGGAGGCACAGAGATTGGAGGCGGATTTATTACCGGCTCACTGCTACAGCCTCAAGTGTTATCTGCATTTAGTACACCTGCTATGGGATGCAGCCTATTTATTCTTGACAGTGATGGAAAGCCACTAGTAAGTTTAATTCAGCATCTCATTCTTTAATGGAAGCTTGCATAAATGTGGTTAAAATTGTTAATCCTTTCATTTACTGTAGTTTAGAAATTTAGGGCTTTTAGGAAAAGTTTTGCAAGCAATTGCTAAGCAGTGTTTACCATGTTCTGTTCTTTAAATTGTAGAAGAAGCTTGCATAAATGTGGTAAAATTGTTAATCCTATCAGTCAATGTAATCTAGAAATTGTATTAGGGGTTGTAAGAAAAGTTTTGCATGCAATTGCTAAGCAGCGATTACCATGTTCTTTTCTCTAAATTGCAGCCGCCGAATAAAGCTGGGATTGGAGAGCTAGCTCTTGATCCAACAATGTTTGGAGCATCTACCACCTTACTAAATGCTAATCATTATGATGTCTATTTCGCAGGCATGCCAGTTTGGAATGGGAAGGTAATAGTAAATCTGAGCCTTTGTTGTCGCCCCAAAGAATTTGTATGTTTTCAATCTAAGATATCAAATGCAGGTTCTCCGAAGGCATGGGGATGAATTTGAACGGACAGCTGGAGGGTATTACAGAGCACATGGTCGTGCAGATGACACTATGAATCTTGGTGGCATTAAGgttaaactcgaaacaaaagtAAATCGACTCCAAGACCATAACTAAGCTTACGTAATTCAATTGATATCACTGTTTGATATTTATGCTTAGGTAAGTTCCATTGAGATCGAAAGAGTTTGTAATGGAGTTAAAGATACAATTCTCGAGACTGCTGCTGTTGGGGTCCCACCGCTTGGTGGTGGTCCTGAACAGTTATTCTTGGCAGTCGTCTTCAAAGATCAGAGTAATGTGAAAGAAGACCTGGATCAATTGAAGAGGGAATTCAAC includes the following:
- the LOC109711437 gene encoding probable acyl-activating enzyme 17, peroxisomal, with the translated sequence MAYAALDRIWSEDIAAVGVASDEAEKLRVALREVLRESGSSGPEAWREISKRLLNPNLPFALHQMLYYGCYKDYDSDTPPAWIPNIEEAVSTNIGRLLEKRGKELLGSAYNNPIASFSDFQKFSVSNPEEYWKMIFEEMRIKFSVQPSCILRESDSYPGGQWLPGAYLNSAENCLILNGKRDADDVVVIWRDEGCDDMPVNRMTLEELRAEVCTVANALDSLDLAKGSAIAIDMPMHVNAVVIYLAVVLAGYVVVSIADSFASTEISTRLKISNAKAIFTQEYIIRGEKKLPLYSRVVDAHAPLAVVLPTKGSNFIAGLRDDDISWHDFLGRVKHIKYNDYVAVEQPIEAFTNILFSSGTTGEPKAIPWTHATPLKAAADAWCHMDIRKGDVVAWPTNLGWMMGPWLVYASLLNGASMALYNGSPLGSGFAKFVQDAKVTMLGVVPSIVRAWKNTNCTGGLDWSTIRCFGSTGEASSVDEYLWLMGRANYKPVIEYCGGTEIGGGFITGSLLQPQVLSAFSTPAMGCSLFILDSDGKPLPPNKAGIGELALDPTMFGASTTLLNANHYDVYFAGMPVWNGKVLRRHGDEFERTAGGYYRAHGRADDTMNLGGIKVSSIEIERVCNGVKDTILETAAVGVPPLGGGPEQLFLAVVFKDQSNVKEDLDQLKREFNSALQKKLNPLFRVSSVVAVPSLPRTASNKVMRRVLRKEFSQQSQRAKF